The genomic interval GCCAACGAGAAGCGCCGCGCCGCGCGGCCGGTCTCGTGCACGGTCACCAGCAACTGGCCGGCCCAGCGGCCCTGCGGCACCGCCCCGCCGACGATGTAGGTGATGAAGTACCAGTGGTTCGCGTCGGGTGAGATCACGTTGAAGTAGTGCCACTCGCCCCAGCTCTCCGGTGTCGCGGCGCCGGCCGGCGGCAGGTGGAAGTGGTCCGCATCGTGGCGCAGTTCGCGCAGTGTCGGCGCGACCCAGCGACGGTCGCCCGCGTCATTCCGCCAGTCACCCGCCGCCAGCGGTGGCGCGGCGCCGACGGCGCGGGTGGCGTCGGGAATTTCCCCCGCCGCGCGCACTGGCACCTCGCGGCCATCCGGCAGCGTGACGTAGAGCAGCCGCGATTCCACCTGCGGCGCCACGGCCAACACGTTCCCCGCCTGGCGCGGCGAGGCCAGCAGCTGGTGGTACAGGAAGCGGGCGTTGGCGATCGAGAAGAACAGCCCGCCCACACCGCCGGTCTTCATCACCTCGACATCCAGTCCCTCCGGCAGCACGGTCACGTCACCGCCGCCCACGAGCTTCTCGTCGCTGGCCTGCGCGATCATCGCGTCACCCACCGAGAGCAGCACGATCATGACCGCGACGCCCAGCCCGTAGCCGGCGAGCAGGAAGAGGGTGCGGAGCTTGCGGAAGCCGAGGTTCCGCAGCGCGAGCTGCCAGGTCACGGCTGCGCCCCGGGCACGATGCGGCCGTCGCGCATGTGGATGCGGCGACCGGCGGCGGCCGCCATCTGCGCGTCGTGCGTGACCACCACGATCGTCGTGCCGTCGGCATGCAGGCGGCGGAACAGGTCGATCATCTCGAGGCCGGTTGCGGCATCGAGCTCGCCGGTGGGTTCGTCGGCCAGGAGCAGAGCCGGCTGGTTGGCCAGTGCGCGCGCGATCGCCACCCGCTGTTGTTCGCCGCCGCTGAGCTGCGACGGCCGGTGCGTGGCCCGTGCGCCCAGCCCGACGTAGCCGAGCAGCGACTGCACGCGCGCACGCCGCACGTCGCGCGGCACCCGCGCCTCGGCCAGCGGCAGCTCCACGTTTTCGGCGGCAGTCAACGCCGGCATCAGGTAGAAGCGCTGGAACACGAAGCCGATCCGGCGGAGCCGGAACGCGGTCGCCTGCGCGTCGTCGAGGCGGTCGATGCGCTGTCCCGCGATGCTCAGCGACCCGGCATCGGGCGTGTCGACGGCACCGAGGAGGTTGAGCAGCGTGCTCTTGCCGCAGCCGGAGGGACCGACGATGGCCACCCACTCACCGGCCTGCACGTCGAAGCTCACGCCGCGCAGCGCATGCACCGCGCTGCCGCCCATGGCATAGTCGCGTGCCAGGTCGCGCACCTCCACGATGGCGGTCATGCGACGGCCTCGCGGCGCAGCGTGACGGCGATGGGCAGCGAAGCCGCGCGCCACGCCGGGTAGATCCCGGCCAGCACGCCGGCGGTGACGAGCAGGCCGAGGGCGATGCCGGCATCGCGCGGCTGGAAGACGAAGAACCGGAACGTCGCGGGCATGCCTGGGAAGTCTGCGAGGATGCGCTCGAGCCACTGCGCGGTGACGAGGCCGATGCCGATACCGGCGAGCGCGCCGGTGCCGGTGAGGGCCACGCCCTCGGTCACGACCTGCTGCACCACACTGCCCTTCCCGACCCCGATGGCGCGCAGCACCGCGATTTCGCCCGCCCGCTCGTTCACGCCGATCGTGATGAGCGTCGTGACCAGCAGCACGCCCACGGCGAGCGAGATGCTGCCGAGCACCAGCGCCAGCTGCCGGAAGTACGAGAGTCGCTGCTCCACCTGCGCGGTGGCGTCCGCGAGGGAGATGGCCGAGACGCGCGCACTCACGGCCTGGACGCGCGTGCGGACCGCGTCGAGATCCTCGCCGGCGGCGGCACGCACCATCAGCAGCGACACCTGGTCACGCCGCGATGGGCCACCGAGGTCCTGCAGTGCGGTGAGCCGCATCGCCAGCGTGGGCTGCGACGTGGCGGTGTAGAAGAAGCGGCCGACCCCACGGATGGTGAACGGGCGCCGTGCGAGCACGGTGCGCAGCTGCGGGTCGTAGCCGACGGCCAGCGAGACGGTGTCACCCACCTGGCGACCGGTGAGGGCCAGCCAGCGCTCGTTGACGACGATGTCGCCGCTGGCACTGACATCCGCGCCGCGCACGAGCTCGTAGTCACCCTGCACCGCCGGTTCGATGCCCAGCGTGAACGCCGTCACGGTGCGCTCGCCGGTGGTGACCTGCGACTGCCCGCCCAGCACCGGGCTGACGGCCGTCACGCCGCGGAGGGCGCGGATCCGCTGCACGAGTGCGGTGGCGCTGTCCATCGTCGCATCACTGTCGAATGGCAACGTGCCCTTCGGCGCCACACGCAGCTGGTAGCCGCGGATCAGCAGGAACCCCTGGAAGTTCTCGCGCATGCCCGACGCGAGCATCACCATGTCGAGCAGCAGCGCGGTGGAGACGGCGATGCCCAGCAGCGCGAGCAGGGTGCGGGCGGGGTGGCGGAGCAGCGCCAGGAACGCAAGGCGGAACGGCATCAGCGGCCCAGCAGCGACAGCGGCGGTCGCGCCACGAGCCGACGCGCCGCCACCCACCCCGCCACCGTGCCGAGCACCACCGACAGGGCAC from Gemmatimonadaceae bacterium carries:
- a CDS encoding ABC transporter ATP-binding protein is translated as MTAIVEVRDLARDYAMGGSAVHALRGVSFDVQAGEWVAIVGPSGCGKSTLLNLLGAVDTPDAGSLSIAGQRIDRLDDAQATAFRLRRIGFVFQRFYLMPALTAAENVELPLAEARVPRDVRRARVQSLLGYVGLGARATHRPSQLSGGEQQRVAIARALANQPALLLADEPTGELDAATGLEMIDLFRRLHADGTTIVVVTHDAQMAAAAGRRIHMRDGRIVPGAQP
- a CDS encoding ABC transporter permease, which codes for MPFRLAFLALLRHPARTLLALLGIAVSTALLLDMVMLASGMRENFQGFLLIRGYQLRVAPKGTLPFDSDATMDSATALVQRIRALRGVTAVSPVLGGQSQVTTGERTVTAFTLGIEPAVQGDYELVRGADVSASGDIVVNERWLALTGRQVGDTVSLAVGYDPQLRTVLARRPFTIRGVGRFFYTATSQPTLAMRLTALQDLGGPSRRDQVSLLMVRAAAGEDLDAVRTRVQAVSARVSAISLADATAQVEQRLSYFRQLALVLGSISLAVGVLLVTTLITIGVNERAGEIAVLRAIGVGKGSVVQQVVTEGVALTGTGALAGIGIGLVTAQWLERILADFPGMPATFRFFVFQPRDAGIALGLLVTAGVLAGIYPAWRAASLPIAVTLRREAVA